One genomic window of Candidatus Eremiobacteraceae bacterium includes the following:
- a CDS encoding GTP-binding protein encodes MAKQKFERSKPHVNIGTIGHVDHGKTTLTAAITKVLAASGTGTKALIVDQIDNAPEEKERGITISLYHAEYET; translated from the coding sequence ATGGCCAAGCAGAAATTCGAGCGTTCGAAGCCTCACGTGAACATCGGGACGATTGGTCACGTGGACCACGGCAAGACAACGCTGACGGCGGCGATCACCAAGGTGTTGGCCGCGTCGGGGACTGGGACCAAGGCGCTGATCGTCGATCAGATCGACAACGCGCCTGAGGAGAAAGAGCGCGGGATCACGATCTCGCTGTACCACGCGGAGTACGAGACC